From one Nitrospira sp. MA-1 genomic stretch:
- a CDS encoding Flp family type IVb pilin has product MVNQVMRFVNDDEGATAIEYGLLAALIAAVIVTAVTAVGTALSGTFTTISTSVAAPS; this is encoded by the coding sequence ATGGTTAACCAAGTAATGCGTTTCGTGAATGATGATGAGGGAGCCACCGCTATTGAGTATGGCTTGTTGGCCGCATTAATTGCCGCAGTGATTGTCACGGCCGTGACTGCTGTAGGGACTGCCCTCAGTGGTACCTTTACTACGATTTCCACGAGTGTTGCGGCTCCAAGCTAA
- a CDS encoding Flp family type IVb pilin: MQTILLNHWHHWVKNLLVDEEGATAIEYALLASLIGATALSAQAALGTAVGNMYTQVMGVIAGALGS, translated from the coding sequence ATGCAGACAATTCTCCTGAATCATTGGCATCACTGGGTAAAGAACCTCCTTGTTGATGAAGAAGGTGCCACGGCGATTGAATACGCACTTTTGGCTTCGCTCATCGGGGCCACGGCGTTAAGTGCTCAAGCTGCTTTGGGAACCGCCGTTGGGAACATGTATACGCAAGTCATGGGTGTCATCGCGGGTGCGTTGGGTAGTTAG
- a CDS encoding IS3 family transposase (programmed frameshift) has protein sequence MTKGRFADEFKEEAVKQVIERGYAVGDVAKRLGISVQSLYKWVKVYSPNATDRYEAELKEVRRENLKLKAELSRAQEERDLLKKNGRVLCEKPGVRYAFILQHQDRYAVQPMCRLLDISRSGYDAWVERPPSQQAQGDDRLLGLIRESHEASGRTYGAPRILCDLREVGERVGKNRIAKIMKRHKIRAQRGYKQPGIRYTKPAVTAPTRLQQQFAIDRPDCAWATDITSIRTYEGWLYLAVVMDLYSRRIIGWSMKSTLAKEIVLDAFLMAVWRRKPEHDVIIHSDQGSQFSSDEWNRFCQTHGLRPSMSRRGNCYDNAAVESFFGTLKKEKIRRHIFKTREAARAEIFDYIEVFYHRARRHQHLGNISPTAYEQQMAN, from the exons ATGACGAAGGGGCGTTTTGCGGATGAGTTCAAAGAAGAGGCGGTCAAGCAAGTTATCGAGCGGGGGTACGCGGTAGGTGATGTGGCGAAGCGATTGGGGATTTCAGTACAAAGTCTGTACAAGTGGGTGAAAGTCTATAGCCCCAACGCCACCGATCGATATGAGGCGGAGCTCAAAGAGGTTCGGCGCGAGAACCTGAAGCTGAAGGCGGAACTCAGCCGTGCACAGGAAGAGCGTGACCTCCTAAAAAAAA ACGGCCGCGTACTTTGCGAAAAACCCGGCGTGAGGTACGCCTTCATCTTGCAGCATCAGGACCGGTATGCGGTGCAGCCGATGTGTCGCCTGTTAGATATATCGCGCAGTGGGTATGACGCGTGGGTGGAGCGCCCTCCGTCCCAGCAAGCGCAAGGCGATGACCGCCTGTTGGGTCTGATCCGCGAGTCGCATGAGGCGAGTGGCCGTACCTATGGTGCGCCCCGCATTCTCTGCGATCTGCGTGAAGTGGGTGAGCGGGTGGGCAAGAACCGGATTGCCAAGATCATGAAGCGTCACAAGATACGCGCCCAGCGCGGCTACAAGCAGCCAGGTATCCGCTACACCAAGCCTGCGGTTACGGCACCGACTCGATTGCAGCAACAGTTTGCGATAGACCGGCCGGATTGTGCGTGGGCGACCGACATCACCTCTATTCGAACCTACGAAGGGTGGCTGTATCTGGCGGTGGTGATGGATCTCTACTCACGCCGGATCATCGGCTGGTCGATGAAGTCCACCTTGGCTAAGGAGATCGTGCTGGACGCCTTCCTGATGGCCGTGTGGCGACGCAAGCCCGAGCATGACGTGATTATCCACTCGGATCAGGGATCGCAGTTCAGCAGCGATGAATGGAATCGGTTCTGCCAGACGCATGGCTTGCGACCAAGCATGAGTCGCAGAGGAAACTGTTATGATAACGCGGCGGTCGAGTCCTTCTTTGGGACCCTGAAGAAGGAGAAAATACGTCGCCACATCTTTAAAACCCGTGAAGCCGCGCGAGCAGAAATATTTGATTATATTGAGGTGTTTTATCATCGGGCGAGACGTCATCAGCACCTGGGAAATATCAGCCCAACAGCGTATGAGCAGCAGATGGCAAACTAG
- a CDS encoding TadG family pilus assembly protein — MAVAMSIMAGVSIDVGQALLTQNELHNALDASALAAARQLGVTYLSLPIAPQQDMGRALTGNEQSQVIAQATAAAFANSASDVSRLSLSQGDVEFGIWDFNAQTFNPTVNRPNAIRATVRRDGAANGAMPTFFAGMLGVSTMNISTSSIAALGTSGGPVPPGVADVPFAIFTNWFNGVANCDGGIQFSPTGLNAYAGWHVFDQNPANANTLRNTIDGLKDGSYQSPGIIPGQTHFTFTGGEVASAFPNLIDLWDAKKQWNSDTGRYEWDINLPVYQMEDLVVIPVVLSPLWGMLKRW; from the coding sequence ATGGCGGTCGCAATGAGTATCATGGCCGGCGTGTCGATTGATGTCGGACAGGCTTTACTCACACAAAATGAATTGCACAATGCCTTGGATGCCTCCGCGCTGGCCGCTGCGAGGCAATTGGGTGTGACATACCTTTCCTTGCCCATCGCTCCGCAGCAGGACATGGGTCGGGCACTCACTGGTAATGAACAATCACAAGTAATTGCTCAGGCGACGGCTGCGGCATTTGCCAACAGTGCTTCAGATGTTAGTCGTCTGTCTCTTTCGCAGGGAGATGTTGAATTTGGCATATGGGATTTCAATGCGCAGACGTTCAATCCAACGGTGAACCGGCCGAATGCCATTCGCGCGACTGTCCGACGTGATGGTGCGGCAAATGGAGCGATGCCGACATTTTTTGCCGGTATGTTAGGTGTGAGTACTATGAATATTTCGACCAGTTCGATTGCCGCATTAGGGACTTCAGGAGGACCTGTCCCACCGGGAGTGGCCGATGTGCCGTTTGCAATTTTCACTAACTGGTTCAACGGAGTTGCCAACTGCGATGGGGGTATACAATTTTCTCCGACTGGGCTGAATGCCTATGCGGGATGGCATGTTTTTGATCAGAACCCGGCTAATGCGAATACGCTCCGTAATACTATTGATGGGTTGAAAGATGGAAGCTATCAAAGTCCAGGGATCATCCCAGGGCAGACTCACTTTACGTTTACTGGTGGAGAAGTTGCTTCTGCCTTTCCCAATCTGATCGATCTCTGGGATGCGAAGAAACAATGGAATAGTGATACTGGACGGTATGAGTGGGATATCAATCTACCCGTATATCAGATGGAGGATCTTGTGGTAATCCCAGTGGTTCTATCACCATTGTGGGGTATGCTAAAGCGGTGGTGA
- a CDS encoding A24 family peptidase, whose protein sequence is MSSSFLLFGLALGLIVAAVTDVREGRIPNWLTGSLAVFGIGLNSLEYGWDGFLFSLGGLIMGLVCLIYFYLKGGMGAGDVKLLGAIGTILGPGQVVFAFAFAAMLGGLYSLALMSNQGGMRHAWDRMFLLLSTLKITRTLPVSGENKTAEPKLRYALVLGLGTVIAKTLFYYDVL, encoded by the coding sequence ATGAGTTCTTCATTTCTTTTATTTGGATTAGCCTTGGGGTTGATAGTGGCCGCTGTCACTGATGTTCGGGAGGGGCGGATTCCCAATTGGCTGACAGGTTCCTTGGCAGTCTTTGGAATTGGATTGAATAGTCTGGAGTATGGTTGGGACGGATTCCTATTCAGTCTCGGAGGTCTGATTATGGGGTTGGTCTGCTTGATATATTTTTATCTTAAAGGGGGAATGGGCGCCGGAGATGTGAAATTGCTCGGAGCAATTGGAACAATCCTGGGTCCGGGCCAGGTGGTATTTGCGTTTGCATTTGCGGCCATGTTGGGTGGGTTGTATAGCTTGGCTCTAATGTCAAATCAAGGGGGGATGCGTCATGCCTGGGATCGGATGTTTCTCCTTCTTTCAACTCTCAAAATTACGCGGACCCTTCCGGTTTCGGGTGAAAATAAAACAGCGGAACCAAAGTTGCGGTATGCCCTCGTGTTAGGGCTGGGTACCGTGATCGCCAAAACGTTGTTTTATTATGATGTGTTGTAA
- the cpaB gene encoding Flp pilus assembly protein CpaB — MGQKRPLVFLGIAMMIALVTTVMVYRWLQGQRMIEVDAPEVVMEGVSVAVASADIPWGTPLGEKAVRVMTYPEEGVPVGHFKDLASLNGRVVLTNLKKNEPILESKLAPIDVKTGGVSAVMDPNKRAMAVKVNEVVGLPGFVQPGDRVDVMATFEDPRAKKKDNGGAKEEVTKVVLENTLVLAIDTQMERSAGEEKPTPVKVITLEVSLEEAERLAMAENGGKLRLALRSPLNPEVKKTKGADFKDLMRSHQLIPPPPRRGKPKEQVEVIQGTDRKTMKF; from the coding sequence ATGGGACAAAAACGTCCACTCGTATTTTTAGGAATTGCCATGATGATTGCCCTGGTGACTACGGTCATGGTTTATCGGTGGCTACAGGGGCAACGAATGATTGAAGTTGACGCCCCTGAAGTGGTGATGGAGGGTGTGAGTGTCGCGGTGGCCAGTGCCGATATCCCCTGGGGAACACCACTCGGCGAAAAAGCCGTACGAGTCATGACATACCCAGAAGAAGGCGTCCCAGTGGGTCATTTTAAGGACCTTGCTTCCTTGAACGGCCGAGTGGTGCTGACGAACCTGAAAAAAAATGAGCCTATTTTAGAGTCTAAGTTGGCTCCCATTGATGTGAAAACGGGCGGAGTGTCTGCAGTCATGGATCCCAACAAACGGGCGATGGCTGTGAAAGTGAATGAAGTAGTAGGGCTTCCGGGTTTTGTGCAGCCGGGTGATCGGGTCGATGTGATGGCAACTTTTGAAGATCCTAGGGCTAAAAAGAAGGACAATGGCGGTGCGAAAGAAGAAGTGACCAAGGTAGTTTTGGAAAACACACTCGTGTTAGCAATCGATACGCAAATGGAGCGATCAGCCGGAGAAGAAAAACCTACTCCGGTTAAAGTTATTACACTGGAAGTGTCGTTAGAGGAAGCCGAGAGATTAGCCATGGCCGAAAACGGTGGGAAGTTACGATTGGCCTTAAGGAGCCCACTGAACCCTGAGGTGAAGAAAACCAAAGGTGCAGACTTTAAGGATTTGATGCGATCCCACCAACTCATTCCTCCGCCCCCTAGAAGGGGGAAACCGAAGGAGCAAGTTGAGGTGATCCAAGGGACAGACCGAAAAACGATGAAATTTTAA
- a CDS encoding type II and III secretion system protein family protein, with amino-acid sequence MNQTHGFLFRSMVLALGLILGGYTGALGEGLTTQAVHVNEPQSLRLTVGESKIIERETAFKRASVANPKVADQIVLSSKQIYLTGIEVGTTTLTLWGQDGQVANVFQVQVSPDVTRLKEQLHTMLPHEPGIEVMNSHEHITLAGNVTNMESLAKALTLAEPYAPKKIINMIQVGGVQQVMMEVKVAEMQRGLMKRLGVNFKRAQKNHRDFSIGLINDLSTVDAFEPFAHAQSSQTTTLEFPSVRTLASNLILGFGIGDDLWTLFLDLLKEHSLSKTLAEPTLIAESGQAAEFLVGGEYPIPIPQQLGQVTVKFKEYGVGLKFTPTVLSEGRISVIVNPEVSELDFANGIVIQGFQIPALTTRRVKTVVELGDGQSFAIAGLLQENIKETVSKYPVLGDVPILGALFRSTSFQKNETELIVIVTPHLVKPLDMAKQTLPTDHYLEPNDFELMLMGYMEGAFPESGVARPSEAYTLGSPRVAGRMPYRKGGMEGMFGHLAP; translated from the coding sequence ATGAATCAGACTCACGGTTTTCTATTCAGGAGCATGGTGTTGGCCCTTGGCCTAATCCTTGGGGGCTACACGGGAGCCTTAGGGGAAGGCCTCACCACTCAGGCTGTCCACGTCAATGAGCCTCAAAGCCTACGACTAACGGTCGGAGAATCAAAGATTATTGAACGAGAGACGGCCTTTAAGCGTGCGTCGGTTGCAAATCCTAAAGTGGCGGATCAAATTGTGCTTTCCAGTAAGCAAATATATCTGACCGGGATTGAAGTTGGGACGACGACTTTGACCCTCTGGGGGCAAGATGGCCAGGTGGCAAATGTTTTTCAAGTCCAAGTTTCTCCCGATGTGACTCGATTGAAGGAGCAGCTTCATACGATGTTGCCTCATGAACCCGGCATTGAAGTGATGAATAGTCATGAACACATTACTCTGGCCGGCAATGTCACCAATATGGAGTCCTTGGCGAAAGCCTTAACTCTCGCTGAGCCCTATGCTCCGAAAAAAATCATAAATATGATTCAGGTGGGTGGTGTGCAACAGGTGATGATGGAAGTGAAAGTTGCGGAAATGCAGCGCGGGCTGATGAAGCGACTCGGGGTCAATTTTAAACGGGCTCAGAAAAATCACCGTGATTTTTCCATCGGACTCATTAATGATCTGTCCACGGTTGATGCTTTCGAGCCGTTTGCGCATGCACAATCCTCACAAACTACGACCCTGGAATTTCCGAGTGTCCGAACGCTGGCCTCGAATCTGATTTTAGGGTTCGGGATTGGTGATGATTTATGGACCCTCTTTTTAGATCTGCTGAAGGAACATTCTCTCTCAAAAACCTTAGCCGAACCGACCTTGATTGCAGAGAGCGGGCAAGCCGCGGAATTTCTGGTTGGAGGAGAATATCCCATTCCAATTCCCCAGCAACTCGGCCAGGTGACGGTAAAGTTTAAAGAATACGGGGTCGGGTTGAAATTTACCCCCACCGTTCTTTCGGAGGGACGCATCTCCGTGATTGTGAACCCTGAGGTGTCAGAATTAGATTTTGCCAATGGCATTGTCATACAGGGATTTCAGATTCCCGCTCTGACGACCAGACGAGTCAAGACCGTGGTGGAATTGGGGGATGGACAAAGTTTTGCCATTGCGGGTCTTCTCCAGGAAAATATCAAGGAAACGGTTTCAAAATATCCTGTCCTCGGTGATGTTCCGATTTTGGGAGCGTTATTCCGGAGTACCTCATTTCAAAAGAATGAGACCGAACTGATCGTAATTGTGACCCCTCATTTAGTGAAACCTCTGGACATGGCGAAGCAGACCTTGCCCACGGATCATTATTTGGAACCCAATGATTTTGAGTTGATGCTGATGGGATATATGGAAGGGGCGTTTCCCGAGTCAGGTGTCGCCAGGCCGAGTGAGGCCTACACTCTTGGATCACCGAGAGTGGCAGGTAGAATGCCTTACCGTAAAGGTGGGATGGAAGGAATGTTTGGCCATCTGGCCCCATAG
- a CDS encoding AAA family ATPase, with translation MKDKSWKPKRIGADSSGASSDVPVIELSIRSQECKATLESIIRETDGVQLKDGPDPGVPALMIMELEDTPEDTFSLIREMMKLNKGMEIFLTAASLESNILLEAMRAGAKEFLAQPLQKQEVSDAIMRFLDRSTAPVRQGDGQRAAGKVLAFFGGKGGVGTTSIAVNLAAAIKKGPNNPSVALVDVNQHGGDLPLYLDLQPNHSFRDIATDLSRLDQAFLIRVLTKTELGIQVLPSGYDDLSTGRLSPDCVEATLRLLQSSFDYVILDCGHVLDLTTKKALELATLIMVTSTLMVPVVHRTKRILELLRGSGFPAEKIRLVMNRFLSAEQDVLKETEDILKQKAFWLLPNDYPSASQAVNSGKPLIDVAPRSAVAQSYRDLAGSFDGQAKKQASKGSLAGWLNPFKGRNVQSSPSGA, from the coding sequence ATGAAGGATAAAAGCTGGAAGCCAAAACGTATAGGCGCGGATTCCTCAGGGGCCTCATCTGATGTGCCAGTCATTGAGCTTTCCATTCGCTCGCAAGAATGTAAGGCGACCCTTGAGAGCATCATTCGGGAAACTGACGGTGTGCAGCTCAAGGACGGTCCGGATCCGGGAGTTCCTGCACTCATGATTATGGAACTTGAAGACACTCCGGAGGATACTTTCTCCCTTATTCGAGAGATGATGAAATTGAATAAAGGGATGGAGATATTCCTGACCGCTGCCAGCCTGGAGTCCAATATTTTATTGGAAGCCATGCGTGCCGGAGCAAAAGAGTTTTTAGCCCAACCACTCCAAAAGCAAGAAGTGAGCGATGCGATAATGCGATTTTTGGATCGGAGCACCGCCCCAGTTCGTCAGGGTGACGGACAACGAGCGGCGGGAAAGGTTCTCGCATTTTTTGGCGGAAAAGGTGGGGTGGGAACGACCAGTATCGCGGTAAATTTGGCTGCTGCTATAAAAAAAGGGCCCAACAACCCGTCCGTGGCACTGGTGGATGTCAACCAGCATGGTGGAGATCTTCCCTTGTATCTCGATTTGCAACCGAACCATAGCTTCCGGGATATCGCGACAGATTTGTCCAGGCTAGACCAGGCATTTCTCATTCGTGTCCTTACCAAAACGGAATTGGGCATTCAGGTGCTCCCGTCGGGGTATGACGATCTCAGCACAGGTCGATTAAGTCCTGATTGTGTGGAGGCAACGCTCCGACTTCTTCAATCCAGTTTTGACTATGTCATTCTGGATTGTGGGCACGTGTTGGATTTGACCACGAAAAAGGCACTGGAGCTTGCGACGTTAATTATGGTGACATCCACGTTGATGGTTCCCGTAGTTCATCGAACGAAGCGGATTCTAGAGTTGTTGCGTGGTTCGGGATTTCCTGCGGAAAAAATCCGGTTGGTAATGAATCGATTTTTATCGGCGGAACAGGACGTGCTGAAAGAGACGGAAGATATTTTGAAACAAAAAGCGTTCTGGCTGCTCCCCAACGATTATCCCTCAGCAAGTCAAGCCGTGAATAGCGGAAAGCCGTTGATCGATGTGGCTCCCCGGTCGGCAGTGGCTCAGTCCTATCGGGATCTGGCTGGTTCCTTTGACGGGCAGGCGAAAAAACAGGCAAGCAAGGGATCGTTAGCAGGATGGTTGAATCCCTTTAAAGGGCGGAATGTTCAATCATCCCCTTCAGGGGCATAA
- a CDS encoding CpaF family protein, producing the protein MYETKWDEVGAGAGIGGLNLGPLKERLHRQVIDTLDLAVVAKLDNNLLKVELTKLVQEMLEKESVPLSMKERESLISDIEHEVMGLGPLEPLVQDQSVNDILVNRADQIYVERAGKLELTDVKFRDEAHLRKIIEKIVSAVGRRIDESSPMVDARLLDGSRVNAIIPPLALNGSSISIRKFSKDKLQISDLVNKRSLTPEIAELLRGIVEARLNILISGGTGCGKTTILNILSGFIPSDERIVTIEDSAELQLRQEHVVRLETRPPNVEGRGEVSQRELVKNCLRMRPDRIVMGEVRSGECLDMLQAMNTGHDGSLTTIHANTPRDCLTRVETLVAMAGLNLATKALRHYISSAIDVILQMTRLSDGSRKMTSLSEIVGMEGETITLQEIFLFQQTGLDEERKVHGQFRATGVRPKFVERFKALGISCDPNIFDPEKIYEV; encoded by the coding sequence ATGTACGAAACAAAATGGGATGAAGTGGGTGCGGGAGCGGGCATTGGGGGGTTAAACCTGGGCCCATTGAAGGAACGACTTCATCGTCAGGTGATTGATACCCTTGATTTGGCGGTTGTCGCGAAGTTGGATAATAATCTTCTCAAGGTCGAGCTGACTAAGCTGGTCCAGGAAATGTTGGAGAAGGAATCTGTCCCTCTCAGTATGAAGGAGCGGGAAAGCCTGATTTCGGACATTGAGCATGAAGTTATGGGTTTAGGCCCACTTGAACCGTTGGTGCAAGATCAATCAGTGAACGATATTCTGGTCAACCGGGCCGACCAAATTTACGTGGAACGGGCGGGAAAACTTGAATTGACTGATGTAAAGTTTCGTGATGAAGCCCATCTCCGGAAAATTATTGAAAAAATTGTGTCGGCTGTTGGGCGACGAATTGATGAATCGTCGCCAATGGTTGATGCTCGTTTGTTAGACGGGTCACGCGTGAACGCCATTATTCCGCCGTTGGCATTGAATGGATCTTCTATTTCGATTCGAAAGTTTTCCAAGGATAAGTTGCAGATTTCGGATTTAGTGAACAAACGTTCCCTTACTCCCGAGATCGCAGAACTCCTTCGTGGGATTGTTGAAGCTCGACTGAATATCCTGATCTCGGGAGGAACCGGCTGCGGGAAAACGACCATTCTGAATATTCTGTCTGGATTTATTCCCTCAGACGAACGCATTGTGACGATTGAGGATTCAGCGGAATTACAATTGCGGCAAGAGCATGTGGTCCGGCTCGAAACCCGCCCTCCCAACGTTGAAGGGCGAGGAGAAGTGAGTCAGCGGGAATTAGTCAAAAATTGTTTGCGTATGCGGCCGGATCGAATTGTGATGGGTGAGGTGCGAAGTGGGGAATGTCTCGACATGCTACAAGCCATGAATACAGGGCATGATGGATCTCTGACTACGATTCATGCCAATACCCCACGAGATTGTCTGACGCGGGTGGAGACATTGGTAGCCATGGCCGGGTTGAATCTGGCTACGAAGGCCCTTCGCCATTATATCAGTTCCGCTATCGATGTCATTCTCCAAATGACTCGCTTGTCGGATGGATCCCGGAAAATGACCAGTTTGTCAGAAATTGTGGGTATGGAAGGCGAAACCATTACTCTCCAGGAAATATTCTTGTTTCAACAAACCGGACTGGATGAAGAACGCAAGGTGCATGGGCAATTCAGGGCAACTGGAGTGCGACCGAAATTTGTCGAACGGTTTAAAGCATTAGGCATTTCTTGTGATCCAAATATCTTCGACCCTGAGAAAATTTATGAAGTGTAA
- a CDS encoding type II secretion system F family protein, whose translation MTVAISIGIFLSIILFVEGAYYCYHQYVNPQNRNFKRRLRGGSGKPGDLQKAIDAPGILRNRKMSDIPWIQSLLGSMTTLGGLEKLLQQANSQMPVGVFFLLSGVLGGVGLLVATFQDYGMFAAMGLSLVGMMLPLLQMKRKRKRRFKEFERQLPEALDLMARALRAGHAFSVGMKMIGDEFPDPIGPEFSRTVEEISFGIDVPQAMNNLNGRVISTDLKFFVTALVVQRETGGNLAEIIEAISRLIRQRFELLGRVKALSAEGRMSGIILFCMPIVMSILLWFLNEAYMRILIEDEMGQMMALGSGLLMIVGAFVMKNMCDIKV comes from the coding sequence ATGACCGTGGCCATTAGTATTGGAATATTTCTGTCCATTATTCTGTTTGTGGAGGGAGCCTATTACTGTTACCACCAATATGTGAATCCCCAGAACCGGAATTTTAAGCGGCGCTTGCGTGGGGGATCGGGAAAACCGGGAGATCTTCAGAAAGCAATAGATGCGCCTGGAATTCTTCGAAATCGCAAGATGAGCGACATTCCGTGGATTCAAAGCTTGTTGGGGTCTATGACGACGTTGGGGGGACTGGAAAAATTACTTCAACAGGCCAATAGTCAAATGCCGGTTGGGGTATTTTTCCTCTTATCCGGAGTGCTGGGAGGAGTAGGGTTACTGGTTGCCACTTTTCAAGACTATGGGATGTTTGCTGCCATGGGGCTCAGTCTTGTGGGGATGATGCTTCCATTGCTTCAGATGAAACGGAAGCGGAAACGTCGTTTTAAGGAATTTGAACGGCAATTACCCGAAGCTTTGGATTTAATGGCTCGTGCCCTTCGGGCGGGGCATGCCTTTTCTGTGGGTATGAAGATGATCGGGGATGAATTTCCAGATCCGATTGGTCCTGAGTTTAGTCGAACCGTGGAGGAAATTTCGTTTGGAATCGATGTCCCTCAAGCGATGAACAATTTAAATGGGCGGGTGATCAGTACGGATTTAAAGTTCTTTGTCACGGCCTTAGTCGTTCAACGAGAGACTGGTGGAAATTTAGCGGAAATCATTGAGGCGATTTCTCGACTCATCCGGCAACGATTTGAATTACTTGGTCGAGTCAAAGCGCTTTCGGCTGAAGGCCGGATGTCGGGGATTATTTTATTCTGCATGCCGATTGTGATGAGCATTCTGTTGTGGTTCTTGAATGAAGCCTACATGCGTATTTTGATTGAGGATGAGATGGGTCAAATGATGGCTCTAGGTTCAGGTTTGTTGATGATCGTGGGAGCCTTTGTGATGAAAAATATGTGTGATATTAAAGTCTAG
- a CDS encoding type II secretion system F family protein, with protein MMDPLFLISLLVFFGVLVVGWGMWSYVQSQEKVKDWSIRAKGQSLSQSSSQKTEKKTSFKDQGMKLLERLGQVNKPKDQAVTTRLRAALATAGYRNPRAIVVFLGTRIFLAILLGLTFLVFGSEVMQGKDPMFFPIVLIGVMMVGFYGPQLWLSSAITKRKERLVNGFPDALDLMVVCVEAGLGLDQAISRVGQEVKQGHPDLGDEFILLNLELRAGLSREQGLRNLVNRTNLDDIRSLVALLIQTDRFGTSIGQALRVHSDSMRLKRRLKAEERGAQLPVKLMIPLILFIFPALMVVIIGPGAISLMRNLMPAMGG; from the coding sequence ATGATGGATCCATTATTCTTGATCAGTCTTTTGGTGTTTTTTGGGGTTCTCGTTGTCGGCTGGGGTATGTGGAGTTATGTGCAGTCCCAGGAAAAGGTCAAGGACTGGAGTATACGGGCGAAAGGCCAGTCGCTCTCGCAGAGTTCCTCGCAAAAAACTGAAAAGAAAACGAGTTTTAAAGATCAAGGCATGAAGCTGCTTGAGCGATTAGGCCAGGTCAATAAGCCCAAGGATCAAGCTGTCACCACTCGTTTGCGTGCCGCATTGGCAACGGCAGGATATCGAAATCCGCGGGCGATTGTAGTGTTTTTGGGAACCCGGATTTTTCTGGCAATTCTGCTAGGTCTGACCTTTCTCGTTTTTGGTTCAGAAGTGATGCAGGGAAAGGATCCCATGTTTTTCCCCATTGTGCTGATTGGTGTCATGATGGTGGGATTTTATGGTCCCCAACTATGGTTGAGCAGTGCCATCACTAAACGTAAAGAACGTTTAGTGAACGGGTTTCCTGATGCGCTTGATTTAATGGTGGTATGCGTAGAAGCGGGGTTAGGGCTGGACCAAGCCATTTCACGGGTGGGGCAGGAAGTCAAGCAAGGTCATCCCGATCTTGGTGATGAATTTATCTTGTTAAACTTGGAGCTACGTGCCGGTTTAAGTCGGGAACAGGGACTTCGGAATTTGGTCAATCGGACAAACCTCGACGATATTCGCAGTTTGGTAGCCCTGCTGATTCAGACGGATCGATTTGGTACGAGTATTGGCCAGGCGCTTCGAGTCCACTCGGATTCCATGCGGTTAAAACGAAGACTGAAAGCTGAAGAGCGAGGGGCACAGCTTCCAGTAAAACTGATGATTCCTCTTATATTGTTTATTTTTCCAGCATTAATGGTGGTGATCATTGGTCCTGGTGCTATTAGCCTTATGCGAAATTTAATGCCGGCTATGGGAGGGTGA